CCCGCGGTTGCCGGCGGGGCAGGAAGACGGCGAACACCGCGGCCAGGAAAACCAGTGCGGCCACGCCGATGTCGGTGACGGCGGCGGCGGTCGCGACGGATCCGGATGGCTGGTTCAGGGAGAGGAACACCGCTCCGAGGCCGGCCACCCCGGCGACCTGGCCGAGTTGGGTCACGGTGGACGTGACGCCGCTCGCGCTCGCCGCGTCCGCGGGTGCGACGTGGGTCAGTGCCGCGTTGAGGGCGGGACTGAAGGCCAATCCCATGCCGACGCCGGAAACGACGACCGCCGCCTGGTAGAGGACGCCGGGGGACCCGAGGTTCGCGGTGATCGCGGCCACGACGAGGTAGCCCAGCGCCGAAAGGGCGAGCCCGATGGGGATCATCCGGTGGTGGAAGCGGGCGGGGACGCGCCGCCAGTTCAGGCTCGCCGTGCCGAAACCCACCGAGGACAGCACAAAGGCGAGGCTCGATTCCAATGTGGACAAACCGAGGCCGTCCTGCAGGTACAGCGCCATGGTGAACAGGAAACCCGCGTAGCCGGCCATCATGGCGAAGATCGAGGCGGCGGCGAGCGCCAGACCCGGGGCGCGCAGCACCGGGCCGGGGACCAGCAGCGCGGCGGCGCGGCGTTGGGTCCAGCTGAAGGCGGCGACGAAGACGGCACTGCCGGCGAGTGCTGCCCAGCCCCAGCCCGGCCAGCCCAGTTCATGCCCGAGCACGAGCGGTGTCACCACCATCAGCACGGCAGGGGAGAGCGTCAGCAGGCCGGGGAGGTCGAGGCCGGTGGTCGCGTCGGGCCGGTCGGCGGGCAGCAGCCGCGCCCCGGCCGCCAGCAGCAGGAGGCCGATGGGCACGTTCACCAGGAAGATCGGCCGCCAGCCGGTGCCCGCGATATCGGCGCTGGTCAGGACTCCGCCGAGGATCTGACCGGCGACCGCCGCTCCCGACAGCACGGTGGCGTAGACACTGAAGGCCCTGGCTCGGGCCGGGCCGTCGAGGGTGAGCTGGATGAGGCTGAGCACCTGCGGCACCAGCAACGCCGCGCCTGCCCCCTGGCCAAGGCGGAACGCGATGAGCTGCGTGGTCGTGGCCGCCAGTCCGCAGGCGAGCGAGGCGACGGTGAACAGGGCGAGCCCGACGAGGAACAGGCGGCGATGGCCGAACCGGCGGCCCAGTCGTGCCCCGGTGATGAGCAGCACGGCGTACACGATCGTGTAGCCGGCCACGACGAGTTGCAGTGCGGCGCCCGAGGCGCGCAGCTCGGTACCGATGGCGGGAGCCGAGACGGTCACGATGGTGGCGTCCAGGATGGCCATGAACTGCCCGACCAGGAGCACGGCGATCAGCCGCCCGGCCTGGTCGGGGCCGGTGTGGTGGAGATTTTCATGGAGCTGAGCGTTCGCCCCGCCGGGACGACCCGGCAGGGCGTGCTCATCCTGGTAGCGGGACTACCTGGCAGCGGGACCGAGTGCTCGGCCACCATGGGAGCGTGGCAGTGAGAGGCACCGAGGCGCAGCGCCGTCGAGAGCTGGCGAGGTTCCTGCGCAGCCGGCGCGAGCGCATCACCCCCGAGGACGTCGGTCTTCCCCCGGGTATCCGGCGACGCACCCCTGGCCTGCGTCGCGAGGAGGTCGCCCTGCTGGCCGGCGTGGGCGTCACCTGGTACACGTGGCTGGAACAAGAGCGGCCGATCAAGCCGAGCGTTCAGGTGCTGGACGCGATCGCCCGCACGCTGCGCCTCGAACACGCCGAGCGGGAACACCTCTACCGGCTCGCGGACGCGCCCGCGCTGCCGCCAGTCGAGGAACACGAGCCGCTCTCCCCCGAGATCCAGCTCATCCTCGACACCCTCGATCCGCTGGCGGCCGCGGTCTACTCCAGCCGCTTCGACCTGCTCGCCTGGAACCGCACCTTCCACGGGTTGTTCCCCGTGTTCACCACCGCCGCTCCCGAATCCCGCAACGCCATCTGGGAACACTTCACCAGCCCGCCGTGCTGCAACCCGTTCGTCGACCCCATCGCCGAGGTCAAGCCCATGGTGGCCATGCTGCGCGCCGCGTTCGGCCGTCACCTGTCCGAGCCGGCCTGGACCGGCTTCGTCCGGCGGCTGTCGGCGGAGAGTCCCGAATTCGAGCGCATGTGGAACACCCATGACGTCGCCTCGCCAGGCCCGCGCGTCCGGGTCCTGCGCTTCACCGAGGTCGGGGAGTTGCGGCTGACCACCACCACCCTGACCGTGGCCGGTTCGCCCGAAGCCCAGATGGTCATCTACACACCGGCGGGAGAAGAGACCCGGGAACGGCTGGCACACCTCGCCGCACAGCCTTCCCAGCACTGCTTCCTCGCCGACCACCTCCACGACTTCCCGCCGCACCGGGCCACCACCGCCGCGGGATTCGCCGACGGCGGGCTCGCCGGTTCAGGCGCGCCAGTGCAAAGCGCGTAGGGCCGAGCGGACGGCGGCGGCCGGGTCGGCGGGAAGGCAAGGCGCGCGCCAGGCGACGAATCCGTCGGGGCGCACCAGGAGCGCGCCGTCCGGGCCGGTGCCCGCCAGCTCGGTGAAAACCTCGGCACCGCCGGTCAGGCCGGGAGTGAGCTGACGAACTCGGAGATCATCGGTTCGGCTCTCGTGCCAGCGGGCACCGCCGGGACCGGTCAGCAGGGTCCATCCGGTGCCGGCGAGGTCGAGGGTGGATCGTCGCCGGGCACCGTCGGCGAGCCACCGGTGTGGCAGCCGGTAGCCGGGTGCCGCGCGGTCGTCGAGCACGTCCGGTGCGTCGGCCTCGTCGGTGATCACGGCTCCGGAGTCGTAGCGGTGGAACATCATGCCGCGCAGGTAGCCGGCCGCCAGCCGGGCGTAGAGTTCGTTGGTGTCCTGCCCGTCCTGGTAGCCGCGGTGCATGCCGAGGGACAGCGCCAGTGACGCTTCGGCGGCGGCGCGGCGTTCGGGCTCGTAACTGTCCAGCAGCGCATCGTCCGCTTGCCCGCGCAGGACGGCGGCGAGCTTCCAGGCGAGGTTGTGCCCGTCCTGGATACCGGTGTTCATTCCCAGCCCACCGGCCGAACTCTGCACATGGGCGGCGTCACCGGCGAGGAAGATCCGGCCGCGGCGGAACGCCGAGGCGACGCCGATGGCGGCTTCCCAGGCGTTGCATTCGATCAGCTCGATCGGCACCGTGTCGTCACCGATCGCCGCGTGCAGCAACCGCCGGGTTTGTTCGGGCGCCATCTGTGCCAGCTCGGCCGGTTTGCCCGGGTAGTCCATCAGGTGCGACGACCAGCGATCGCCCGCCGCGCTCTTCGCGAACAAAGTGCAGTAGACGTGTTCGTTGCGGATGAAGCACGCGTGCGTCGCCGACTCCGGCAGCAGATGCGCCAGATCCGCCCGGAAGAACGCCGTGTTGAGCCGTGCGGCGACTTGCCGGTCGGGCAGGTCGATCCCGGACAGGGTCCGCACGCGGCTGCGGGCACCGTCCGCCCCGATCAGGTAGCGGCTGACGAGCTCCCGCGCGCGGCCGGTGCCGACGTCGATCACCTTGGCACGGACGGACTCGGCATCGCCGGTGGCAGCCACCAGTTCGACGCCGAATCGGACCTGCCCGCCGCGGCGCCGCAGGTGCTCCAGCGCCACGCGTTGCAACTCGTGCTGGGTCAGTACCCGCCGGATGCCGATCGGGCTGCAGGTGTCCAGTCGTTCCGCGTACCGCGCCGGCGGTGCCGCCCGGTGCAGCACGGCGCCGGCCGCGTTGTCCTTGACGATCGAGCGCAACGGCGCCGGACCGTCCCACCCCAGCCGGTCCAGGTGCTCGCCGAGCCCGAGCGCCCGGAACAGCTCCAGGGTGCGCGCGCTGCTTCCGGCGCGCGGCGGGCCGGAGAGCGGATCCCGCTTGTCCACCACCAGCACCCGCACGCCGCGGTCGGCCAGGAACAGCGCGGTCGACAGGCCCACCGGCCCGGCACCGGCCACCACCACCTCGTAGCGCTCCACCGTGTTCGTTTCATCGATCATGTCGCCACCGTGCACGCTCAAGCCGACTTGAGCGCAACCGTGTGATCATGGTGCCGTGCACTACTCGATCAGCGAGGTCGCGCGGCACTTCGGCATCGCGGTGTCCGCTTTGCGCTACTACGACCAGGTCGGCCTGCTGCCACCGGCCGGACGGCGCGGAACCGTCCGCACCTACGGACGCGACGAACTGCGCCGGCTCGCCCTCGTCCAGCTGCTCCACCGCGACGGGATGATGAGCCTGTCGGACACCGCCACCGCGCTTTCGGAGCACTCGTCCGAGGATCGGGCCGGAACCAGGCAGGTCATCGACGAGTCCATCGCCGTGATGCGCGAGCAGGTCCAGCGGCTCCAGGACGCCCAGCGCGTGCTCGAGCACCTGCTCACCTGCCCTCGCGACGATCCCGTCCGGGACTGCCCTCACCTCCGTGAACAGCTCGAACAGACCGTCGACAGGGCACTGGGTACCGATCCGCCGACGGCAGGACGCGCGTGATCAACAAGGAGTGCGGCGGGTGTTCCGGTGAACGGGGGAACCGGCGGCGGCGAGCACGGAGAGCAGGATGAGCGCCCCCGCCGGTCCCAGCGTGGTCCATGGCGACAACTCCAGGTACGGCTGGTTTTCCGAGAGGAGGCGGCCCCATTCCGGCGTGGGTGGTTGCTCGCCCAGACCAAGGAAACCGAGTGACGCCAGCACCAGAACGGTGGTGGGCAGGCGCAGGAGCGCGTTGCGCACGACGGCGGGCAGGACCGCGGGCAGCAGGTGGTGCCGGAGCAGGTGCGCCGGTCCGGCTCCGAACGAGATCGAGGCCCGCAGGTAGCCGGTTGCCCGTTCCTGTTCGAGCAACGCCGCGGTCTGGGCGGCATAGGGTGTCCAGCCGACCAGGCACACCGCGCAGGCGGCACCCCACACCGACGGCCCGGTGACGGCGGTTGTCAGCAATCCGGCCAGCACGGCAGGCAGCGTCGACACCACTTCGGTCAGCCCGGCAGCGGCTTGGCCCGCCATGCCGAGCAGCACGCCGAGAACGGCGCTGACCGCGGTCACGGCGAGAGCGACGCCTGCCGTGCGCAGCGCTCCGTGGCCCAGCCGGGCCAGCATGTCGCGGCCGAGTGCGTCCGTGCCCAGCGGATGTGTGAGCGATGGCGGCAGCAGGCGCGCCGCAGTGTCCACTTGCGACGGATCCCGGAACAGTCCGATGAGGACGATCGTGCACAGGGTGAGCGCGCAGGCGCCGAACAGCCGGCCGGTGGAGCGGCGGCGCCGGAGGGCTGGTGCCGGGGCGGCGGCCAGTTCGCCACCGCGCAGGGCCGGGCCGAGCAGGCCGCGGCGCACGGTTTTGATGAGCAGACCGGCCGCGACGCCGAGCAGTGCGAGGAGCAGTGTCGCGGTTTGCAGCGGCGGGAGGTCCTGGGCCAGGGCGGAGTCCAAGGCGAGCCGGCCGAGTCCCGGGATGTTGAAGATCTTTTCCACCGCGACCGCGCCGCCCACCAGGCTGACCACGCTGGGCACCAGTTGCGGGAGCACTCCGGCCAGCGCGCGGCGCAGCGCGGGCCGGGCGATGCGGCCCGGCGGGAACCCGGCGGCGTGCCAGGTCCGGACCCACGGCTCGCCGAAGGTGGCGGGCAGGGCGTGCTCGAGCAGGCCGCCGATCACCGCTCCGGAGGGCACCCCGAGAGCGAGCGCGGGCAGCACCATCGACGCCGGCCCGGTCCAGCCGCCGGGCGGGAACCAGCCCAGCCACACGCCGAACACGGTGGCGAGCAGCGAGGCGAGCAGGAACTTGGGCAGCGCGGCGAGCAACGCGGCTCCCGTGCCCGTGCGGTGTTCTCGCAGCAGCCGCCTGGCGCCGAGGTGCAGGGTGCGGGTGCTGACCAGCGCGGCCACCGCGATGGTGACCACGAGCGTGGCCAGCATCAGCGTGACGGAGACCCCCAGCGCGTTCATCACCTCCGGCAGGACCGGGGTGCCCGACACCCAGGACGTGCCCGCGTCTCCGCGGGGCAATCCGCCGAGCCAGTGCAGGAGGTGGGGGAGCGGACCCCGGTCCAGGCCCAGCTGTTCGCGTACCGCGGTCAGCTGCTCGGGAGTGGGGGCCTGGTCGGCGGAGCGGGCACGCAGGACCGTCAGCGCGGGGTCGGTCCCGGACAGCCACGGCAGGAAAGCGACGGCCGCGAGCACGGCGCCTCCGGCGGCGAGGCGGCCGGTGCCCGCGCGCCACCGGTCGCCGATCCGTTGTGCGCCCGGCACTACTTGAGGTGGGTGTCGAGGTTGATCAGCGAGCGTTCGCGGGGGTCGAGCAGCACGCCTTCCACGCCGGTGCCGACGCCTTGCACGACCTTCTCGTGGACCAGCGGGACAACGGCGTCGGTGCGCAGGATCTCCGCCTCCGCGCGCATGATCTTCTCCCGTCGCAGCGCGGTGTCGCCTTCCTCGGCGGCCGCGGTGATGGCCTGGTCGACCGCGGGGTCCTTCAGCCCGGCGATGTTGTAGACGCCGTTGCTCAGGTAGTCGCTCGCGAGGTAGGCGACCGCGTCACCGGTGTCGAGAAGCGTCACCCTGGACAGGATCAGCGCGTCGTACTTGCCCGCGAGCAGGTCCGCCTCCATCTGCGTGTACTCGCGCACATCCTGCTGCACGGTGAAACCGGCTCGCTCCAGCTGCTGTTGCACGACGGTCGCGGCCTCGGGCAGTTCGGCCCGGTTGGTGTAGGTGGCCAGGCGCAGCGTCCTGCCCTGCGTCTTCGACCGGGTTTCGTCGACGGTCGTGGCCTGCGGCCGCCCGCTCACCCCGGTCCGCTGACCCGCCGCCCAGGGAACGGCCGGGCCGAACAGGCCCTGCCCGGCGTCGGCATAACCGCTGAAGACCGAGTCGACCAGGGCGGAACCGTCCACCGCGCCGCGCACGGCCGCCCGCAGCGCCGGGTCGGTGAAGATCCCGGCGGAGGTGTTGAGAATGAGGCTGTCGGCCCGGACGGAGGGCACCTCGTGGCGCGTGTTCTCGTCCAGCAGGGGTGCCTGGGCGGTCGGGATCCACTCGGCGATGTCGGCTTCTCCGGCGCGCAGGGCGTTGGTGCGGGCGGCGCCGTCGGCGACCCAGGTCACGTCGATGCCGGACGCCTTGGCCTTGCCGCCCCAGTAGTCGTCGAAGCGATCCAGGCTCGCCTGGGTTTTCCCGGTGAGACCGGTGATCCTGAAGGGGCCGGTTCCGGTGCCGACCGGGCTGACGGTGCCGTCCGGGGCGTACGCCTTGGGGGAGAAGATGCCCAGCGCGGGGCTGGCGAGCCTGAGCGGCAGCACCGGATCGGCGGACTTCGTGGTGATCGTGACGGTGTCGGCGTCGTCTGCCTTCGCCGTCAGCGACACGTCGCTGAGCACGCGGGGCTTGGTCTTGGCCGCGTTGGCGTGATCGAGCGCGCCGACCACGGAATCGGCGGTGAATTCGGTGCCGTCGTGGAACTTCGCCTTGCGCAGTTCGAACACCCAGGTGGTGGCGTCCGGGCGGGTCCACGAGGTGGCCAGCGCGGGCACCGCGGCGCCGTCGCGATCCAGCGCGGTGAGGCCTTCGGCCACCGACAGCTTGCCCAGCGCGGTGGCGTCGTTGCTGTAGGGGGACAGGGCCTGCACCGGCGGTACCGCCAGCACGACCCGCAGCCGGCCGGTCGTCGTGTTCGTTTCGGACGAGCCGCCCGCGGTGAAGCAGCCTCCCAGCAACGGCACGAGGGCAAGGGCGGCAACGAGGCCGTGGGTCGAACGCACGATGAGTCCTGTCTTGCTCAAGGGGGTCCACCCGGCTCGGTTCCGTGGCGGCGGGGCAGGGCGCAGCCTATAAGGCAAGCCTTGCCAACCTTGACCAAGGTGATTGAAGTCTCAAGCAAGCGCGGGCTACTGCGCGGGTTCGAGCAGGGCCAGGAGAATCCGCTGCAACTCGGCGCGGTCGCGAGGCGCGATCCTCGCCAGCCTGCTGTCGAACTCCGTCGCGAGTGCCGCGAGCGCGTGGTCCCGTGCCGCCTCGCCCTCGGGAGTCAGGACGAGCCGGTGCCGCCGGAGGTCCGCGTCGTCGATCTCGCGTCGCAGGAACCCTTTTGCGACGAGATTGCGCACGTAGACCGTCACGCTGGCTTTGGGGATCACCAGCTTCGCCGCCAGCTCGGCCGGATACGGCGACGCCGCCACCTCGGCGAGCACGAAGAACTCCTTCGGGTCCAACCCGAGCGCGGTCAGCTCGGCGCTGCAGCCGTCCAGCACGACGGTGAGCAAGCGATGGTTCAGCGTCCACAGCTGGGCGGCATCGACCGGCACGCGGGCCCCCTTCGGGTGGTACAGTTCTGTACTAGTTCGGTTCTGTACTAGTTCGGACATCGGAATGGCTGATAACCGAACAAATCCTACGTGAAAGGCGTTCCCACGTGCTTCAGCACATCGCGATCCCGCGCGGGCCGTTCGAGCTTGCGGCCGATCTCCACTTCCCTGACGGTGCGGGCGAGACCGGGCAACTGCGTGCCGTGGTGCTCTCCACGCCGGGCAGCAGCGTGAAGGAACAGATCGGCGCGAACTACGCGTCCCGTCTTGCCGCCCGGGGCATCGCGGCGCTCGTGTTCGACCCGGCCCACCAGGGACAGAGTGGCGGTGAGCCTCGCGACCTCGAAGACCCGTACCGCCGCGGCGAGGACATCTCCTACGCGATCGACGCGCTCGGCACGGTCCCCGGGATCGACCCGGAGCGCATCGGCGTTCTCGGCATCTGCGCCGGTGGAGGCTATGCGGTGCACACCGCCCGCACGGACCACCGCATCAAGGCGGTCGGCACGGTCGTCCCGGGCAACATGGGCACGTCGTTCCGCGGCTTCCAGCCGGACGGCCCGGTGGCCGCGCTCGACGCCATGGCCGCCGCGCGCCTGGAGGAAACCCGCGCCGGTGAGTCGACCCGCGTGAACTGGCTGCCCGACACGTTGGCGGATGCCGCCGCGGCCGGGCTGACCGACATCGACACGACCCAGGCGATCACCTTCTACCGCACCGAACGGGGCGGAAGCGAGCACTCGACGAACCGCCGTCTCGCGCGCGGCGATTCGTTGCTGCTGGGCTACGACGCGTACCACCTGGTCGATCAGCTCATGACCCAGCCGCTGCAGGTCGTCCTCGCGGGACGCATCGGCAACACCGGCTCGTACGAGTCCGGCATGCAGCTCTGGAAACTGGCACCCAACCCGGTCGACCTCATGGTGATCGAGGGCGCCGGTCATTACGAGATGTATGACGTGCCCGAGTACGTCGACGCCGCCGTCGATCGCCTCGCCGACTTCTACTCGGCCAACCTGTAAGTCGTGACGGTCCGGGGACCTCGATTACGTGGAGGGGTTGCTCAGCCACTTGTTGCGCTCAGCGCATCGTCGAGCGGTGTCGACGACGTTCGCGATGGCGGGTGACGGGTCGTTCGCGGGCCACAGCACGGAAAGTTCCGCCATGATCGGCGGATCGACGACGTCACGGACAACGATGCCGGTGCTGGTTTTCGCGGCGTGCTCAGCGAACGACGTGGGGGACAGGCTGACCTCGCGGCCGCTGGAGAGCCGGGCGAGCATGGCGTTCACCGGCGGTTCGTCGAATGCGCAGATCTCGGGTGAGAAGCCCGCCTCGTGGCACGCGGCGACGATGCTGTCGTAGTACGCCGGGGCGAGGTGGCGGGCGAACAGCAGCAGCGTCTCGTCGCGGAGGGCCGTCACCGGGATCCTCGGTGCGTCAGCGAGGCGGTGGTGAACGCCGAGGACCGCGGAGACGGGCTCTTCGCGGAGAAGCTCGCCACCCACCCCGTCGAGGAGCTGCGGTGAGAGGGCGAGACCGACGTCCAGGTCACCGGCACGGAGCCGGTCGGGGATCTCGGCGCTGAAGAACTCCCGAGCGTCGATCATGAGGTCGGGGTGCTCTTCCCGGAGGGCGTCCAGTAGCGCGGTGAGCGTGTCGAAGCTGGTCACCGGTGTGTAGCCCAGCCGGATCGTCGTCGCGATCCCCGCCCCGGCCTCGCGGGTGCGCTGCACGGCTTGTTCCAGCGCGGCCAGCGCTTTCGGCGCCTCGCGAGCCAGTGTCCGGCCCGCGGCGGTCAGCTGCACGCTACGGCTCGAACGCACGAACAGCGGGGTTCCGAGGGTCTCCTCGAGCTTGCGGATCTGATGACTCAGCGACGGCTGCGCGATGTAGAGGCGCGTGGCCGCGCGGCCGAAGTGGAGTTCCTCGGCTACGGCCAGGAAGTAGCGGAGGACGCGGGGACTGATATCGATAGACGAATCCTACCGCCGGCCGTCCGGACAAGTCTTGGACGCCCGCCGGATGGCCGCCGTAGTGTCGATTTCACCACGGGGGACGGTCCATTGTGTCCCCGTCGGTCCTGGTCGCAGCTCTGACCATCGGACTTTCACCCCGACACGCCGAAGGAACATCGTGACGCGCACCGCGAAGACCGGACTCGAGGCACTGCTCACCCCCGAGGAGAGCGTTCTGGTGCTCATCGACCACCAGCCCTTCCAGTTCGCCAACCTCAACAGCCACGAGGCCACCATGGTCGCCAACAACGCCGTCGGCCTGGCCAAGCTCGCGAAGGTGTTCGATGTCCCCACCGTGCTGACCACGGTGATCGAAGAACGTGGCGGCCACCTCATCAAGGGCATCCAGAACGTCTTCCCGGACCAGAAGCCGATCAATCGCACGTCCATCAACACCTGGGAAGACCGTCGTGTCGTCGACGTGGTGGAGAAGACGGGCCGCAAGAAACTGATCCTTGCCGGGCTGTGGACCGAGATCTGCGTCGCCATGCCCGCCATCCAGGCGCTGAGTGGGGGCTACGACGTCTTTGTCGTCACGGACGCCAGTGGCGGGGTCACCGCCGAGGCACACGACATGGCGGTGCGTCGCATGGTGCAGGCCGGCGTGGTGCCCATCACCTGGATGGCCGTGTCCGGCGAATGGCAGCGTGACTGGGCCCGCGAGGAAAGGACCGCCGAGCTCTCGGAGATTCTCTTCGAACACGGTGGCGGCAGCGGAATCGCGCTCACCTGGGAACTGCAACTGCTGGCCACACCCACCGCGTGACGAAAGCGCTGAGAATTCCCATGGACGTTTCGAAGATCGAGTTCGGGATCGACAGCTTCGGGGACCGGCCCCGTGACGATCGGGGTGAGGTCGTCTCGCACGCGCAGGCGATCCGCGCCGCGGTGACCGAGGCCGTGCTGGCCGACGAGGTCGGCATCGACGTGGTCGCGTTGGGGGAGCACCACCGGCCGGAGTTCGCGATCTCCAGTCCGGAAACGGTGCTGGCCGGCATCGCGACCGCCACGAAGCGCATCCGGCTCGCCTCCGGCGTGACGGTGCTGTCCTCGGACGATCCGGTGCGGGTCTTCCAGCGGTTCGCGACCGTGGACGCGCTTTCCGGCGGCCGGGCGGAGGTGATCCTCGGCCGTGGTTCGTTCACCGAGTCGTTCCCGCTGTTCGGGTACGACCTGACCGACTACGAGGTGCTGTTCGAGGAGAAGATCGAGCTGTTCCACCGGCTACTGGACGAGAAGCCGGTCACCTGGGAGGGCACCACCCGCGCCGCGCTGAACGACGCGGACGTGTACCCGAAGACCGATTCGGGGCGACTCAGGACCTGGGTGGGCGTCGGCGGGTCACCGCAGTCGGTGCTCCGCACCGCCCGCTACGGGTTCGGGCTCATGCTCGCCATCATCGGCGGCGCACCCGCCCGGTTTGCCTCCTACGTGGATCTTTACCGGCGGGCGAACCAGGAACTCGGCACCACCGCACAGCCGGTCGGCATGCACTCGCCCGGGTTCGTGGCCGCCACCGATGCCGAGGCGAAGGAACTGTTCTACCCCGGGTTCAAGGAGACGCGCGACCGGATCGGGGCGCTGCGCGGATGGCCGCCGATCCGCCGCGAAGAGTTCGACGCCGAGGTGGCACGCGGATCGCTGTACGTCGGTTCGCCCGAGACCGTCGCGACCAAGATCGCCCACGCGATCCGGGCGCTGGACGCGGGCCGGTTCGACATGATCTATTCCGCCGCGGGCACCGTTTCCGCGACTGCCCGGCTGCGTTCGGTCGAGTTGTACGGCACCCAGGTCATTCCCCGGGTCCGCGAGCTTCTGGCCGAACAGCCCGCCACCACGGCGGGAGCGACACGGTGACCACCACCGTCGGGATCCTGGGTGCCGGGAAGGTCGGCACCGTCCTGGCGCGCCTGGCGGTCGCGGCCGGTTACCGAGTCGTGGTCTCCGGGTCCGGTGACCCCGCGAAGATCGCACTGACCACCGAGGTCCTCACCCCCGGTGCGACCGCCGTGTGGCCTGCCGAGGCCGCGGAGGCCGCCGACGTGGTGATTCTCGCCCTGCCGCTCGGCAAGCACCGCAACCTCCCGATCCGGGAACTGGCGGGGAAGCTGGTCGTCGACGCGATGAACCACTGGTGGGAAATCGATGGTCCGCGCGACACGATCGTCCCGCCCGGTGTCTCGTCGAGCGAAGCCGTGCAGCAGTTCCTGGCGGGCGCGCGGGTGGTGAAAGCCTTCAACCACATGGGTTATCACGACCTCGAAGACGGTGCTCGCCCATCCGGCGACCCCGGGCGCAAGGCGATCGCGATCGCCGGTGACTCACCCGAGGATCTCGCCGCCGTGTCGAAGCTGGTCGACACACTGGGGTTCGACCCACTCGCCATCGGTGACCTCGCGGCGGGCGCCCGGCTCGAGCCCGGCACTCCCGCCTTCGGCGCCAACGTCGGCGCCGACCGGCTTCGCACTCTCACCAGTCTGCCCACGCAAGGAATCCCACGATGAGCCCCGTTGAGCAACTCGTCAGCAATTTCCAAGATCTCGTGGGAAAGGTCCCCGAGATCGTCCAACCTGTCATCGTGGCGCTCGCCGGTGCGATCCCGTCGATCGAGGGGGAGGTGGCGTCCTTGATCGGTGTCGTGGGTGGCCTCAATCCCATCGTCGCGGGGATCGCCGCGGCCGTGGGGAACTTTCTCTGCGTTCTCGTTGTCGTGCTTCTCGCCTCGAAGGCCCGCACCGCCGTGGTGAACCACCGCGCGGCCCATGACACCGCTCCCCGGGAGAGCGCACCCGCCAAGCCCGAGTCCAAGGGGCGCAAGCGGTTCAAGAAGGCCCTTGCGCGTTTCGGGGTTCCCGGCGCGAGCCTGCTCGGCCCGCTCGCCATCCCGACCCAGTTCATGTCCGCGATGCTCGTCGCCGGCGGGACGCCGCGAAAGCGGGTGTTGTTCTGGCAGGCAGTGGCAATCGTTATCTGGACGACCGTGGCGACCGTCTCGGCCTGGCTCGCGCTCCAGTTCGTCGTTCCGGCCTGAAACCGGAACGCGGTGACCGGGCAGCGGTCATGATGGCGGAATGGCGACGGTGCCCGGGCGGCACTGGTGCGGTT
The genomic region above belongs to Amycolatopsis sp. YIM 10 and contains:
- a CDS encoding small multidrug efflux protein, which codes for MSPVEQLVSNFQDLVGKVPEIVQPVIVALAGAIPSIEGEVASLIGVVGGLNPIVAGIAAAVGNFLCVLVVVLLASKARTAVVNHRAAHDTAPRESAPAKPESKGRKRFKKALARFGVPGASLLGPLAIPTQFMSAMLVAGGTPRKRVLFWQAVAIVIWTTVATVSAWLALQFVVPA